Part of the Candidatus Brocadia sinica JPN1 genome, TGTCAGGATTAAAATCTCCTACCATGACAACCACGGCATTATTGGGAGCATAGTATCGTTTAAAATACTCCTCTGTTTCCGCCTTAGTGACATTTTGTATATCGGATCTCCACCCAATGGTGGGCCAACGGTAAGGGTGGGCGATGAAGGTTATGGCATTAAGTTGTTCAATCAGCAACCCCATTGGGCTATTCTCAGTTCTGAGTCGTCTCTCTTCCATAACAACATCCCGTTCGGAGTAAAATTCCCTGAGCACGAGATTTTTCATCCGATCTGACTCAATAAATGCCCACAATTCTAATTTGTTTGCAGGAAGATCGCAGAAGTAATACGTACCATCAGTACTCGTTGCTGCATTAAGCCCGGAAGCCCCATGTCGTAAATATAAAGAAAAAACTTCGTCTTTAACCACCAAATCCCGGAGTTTCTTTCTTACTTCTTCCAATTCCTTTTCAAGTGATTCAATTTTTTTCCTGTCGGCAGTCTCTTCATTGCTTTTTTCTGTAGAAATTTTCATAACCAATTCGTCTTCCCTGCCAAGCAAGGATTTTTCCGCCGCGTAATCCCTGGTTCCGAATATCTTTGTCCCTTTAAACATCATATGCTCAAAAAGGTGTGAAACACCAGTAATCCCAGGTCGTTCGTCGACGGACCCCACCTTATAATTAATACGAACACATACGATAGGGACATCATGCTTTTCCAGCATAAGTAACGTTAAACCGTTTTTGAGTACATGCTCTTTAACGTCAAGCTTCAGGGAATTAGCAAACACCCTACCTGTAAACAACACAATAAAAGTTATGATTGAAAGGATTGATACCAGGGTCTTCTTTTTCATTTTCTCCATGCTCCTTATTCTTTCACTAAGTAATGGTCTGCCTGCTCATAAATAAAAATTTTAAGATGTAAGCTACTACGTTTACAACGTAATTTTTCATTATCTTTTGGCATGTTTCATTGTCACATCGTAATCTTTTAAACACCTTTGGTCAACAGAAAGTTTCTCGATTCTCGTTATCTGTACCCGTAAAGAAATGACTCTTGAATATTAAGATGTATTCATGTAATATATCCCAAACCATCATGCAGACTAATACTGAATTGATCGTTAGAAGGGGAATTTTTGGAATAAACAAGGAGTCAGTCATCATGAAAAAAGGAAGATATTTCATTGTTATCATAATTGCATCTGCTTTTTTACTTTGGGCTGGATATACCGGCAATGCAGGTGAACTGAGGCACGATGCAAATGCAGCAAAACAGCTGGAGATTATCAGGAAAGATTTAAGCGGTCTGACTGAAATGAAATTTAAAGATGCAAAAAAGTATTATGAAGAGTCGCTTAAAGAATTGAACAGATTGATCGAAAAATACCCCAAGACACAGCAGGAACTGGAAGCGAAGTTCTATATTGGCAATATTTACAATACAATGCATAATTTTGATGAGGCTACGAAATATTTTGATACTGTGCTGAGTCAAAAAGACATTGACAGCCTTTTTAGGGCGAAAGCATTGTATTTTAAAACAAAGGCGCTGATAGCAAAAGGTGACATTGCAAAAGCAAAAGAAACGGTTGCGGAATTAAAACTAATCGATCCGAGGGCAGCCGATACCTTTGGAAGAGAATTAACCGGTACAATACGGATCGGCGTGGA contains:
- a CDS encoding M16 family metallopeptidase, producing MKKKTLVSILSIITFIVLFTGRVFANSLKLDVKEHVLKNGLTLLMLEKHDVPIVCVRINYKVGSVDERPGITGVSHLFEHMMFKGTKIFGTRDYAAEKSLLGREDELVMKISTEKSNEETADRKKIESLEKELEEVRKKLRDLVVKDEVFSLYLRHGASGLNAATSTDGTYYFCDLPANKLELWAFIESDRMKNLVLREFYSERDVVMEERRLRTENSPMGLLIEQLNAITFIAHPYRWPTIGWRSDIQNVTKAETEEYFKRYYAPNNAVVVMVGDFNPDNAIKLVEKYFSDIPGQPAPPKVKTIEPEQKGERRVEIEFESNPYIAISYHIPAIGHPDLYALDVVSSLLSDGRTSRLYKSLIDDKRIAVMAHAYSGIGKYPDTFTFIAVPRAPHTVAEIESAFYDEIEKLKNVPPTDWELQKIKNQLEADFIRDLNSASGLANEIGNFEVLSDWRYINTFMDKLAQVTAEDVMRVVNKYLTKNNRTVAILVKKENNQKMKETKEKSKAEKPAVAY
- a CDS encoding redoxin domain-containing protein; protein product: MKKGRYFIVIIIASAFLLWAGYTGNAGELRHDANAAKQLEIIRKDLSGLTEMKFKDAKKYYEESLKELNRLIEKYPKTQQELEAKFYIGNIYNTMHNFDEATKYFDTVLSQKDIDSLFRAKALYFKTKALIAKGDIAKAKETVAELKLIDPRAADTFGRELTGTIRIGVEAPVFSVTDFNGKAVDLSKYKGNIVVIDFWATWCDPCIQEFPKVKKMYGKFKNKGVQFIGVSLDDDIEDLRGFVKQEEVEWPQIFDGKRWKGEIPALYSIQLIPTMIVLDRENKVRYIGSDTENVSQIVTTLLSESKELPLFR